From the genome of Ptychodera flava strain L36383 chromosome 13, AS_Pfla_20210202, whole genome shotgun sequence:
TACACAAAGCCTCGGGATGGCTGGATAATTGCCAAAAAATAGTCGACTTCGAGATATTTAGCAGCTTTTCAGCCATGATAATTTACTGCTATGACGAAGGCAATACACAGGGTCAAAAGGCATTATAAACAGTCATATTAATAAAAGTGGCAAAACTAATGAATTTGTGATTCTGAAtattgttgatgaaaattcagTATTTCTGTTATTActgtatacttacaaaagtacccTACTGCGCTAGAATTCTTAATGATGATCTCTTTTCTTGCCAAATTCGCGCAGTTGTAGTATAGTCCAtgttattaataaatttatgattatgaatattcttgataaaaatttaatatttctgtcattattgtggTAACAAAATGTCAGTGAACACTGCATTTACTAAAACTGAATTTCctgcttttgttttttgaaaagataattttattccaacaaagagcaaataaaacaaatctacataactgtgaatgcgtcGGAGAGAATGAACAAATTTACAAAGCAGTTATCTGAAAAAATCAGTCATTTAActaaaaagaagagaaagagaaagataAAAACATATCATCATATAAATACGTTCAGTACGCATACTTCTCCCTAAGTCTTATAaagcttgaaaactttgtgataaaatcctcagctttgttcATAATCTTCAACAAAAGTGAAATACAATCCTTGAAAAAGagcattttaattgcataacataggattTGATGAGTAACTTTAATCCCAGTAAGAGTAACTTAATTTctaatattccaaactgtggattttacaaaagaagtgatacagtatatgtctgatgttgcattattatcattttcaattcctgcatttgctaatcttttgatattggtattgttatcaaagttgcgttttctgacaaagaaacgaatacatttctgccaggtCTCTTTatcatatttacactcaaataagatgtgttccagtgtttcttctcgGCCACAAATATGACATTTCCCATCAGTTAAATTTAAAGTCTCCTGAATTTCCATCAATTGAAGTAAGTTTGCAttacagcgccctctatatTAACCTTGACCATCCATGTGTACCACCCACAGGAAGATGATCAGATTTCCTGTGACAATAGAACGAATGATTGAAATGCCAGCATTAACATCGTGATGGTACTTTGATGCAAAATTACACGATTTGAAATCTTGACACAGGAATAGAGGTGATTAGTGATATGATCATTCAATTTGAGTTTTCATCGCTTTGTAGTTTTGTGTAGAACtttgtgatttttttacttAGATTATGTTAATTTCTTCTTAGTACAGTTTTTACGTTAACCATGAAGTGAGTTAATCTTGAGTATAACGAACTGAGTTAAATGAAGGTGATTATTGGTAATCTGAAGCACAACGTGTGACCGAGCCAATATATTCCCCAAGCTATTGTATACTCACAAAAGTACCCAACTGCAACCTTTAAATTTATTGGCGTAAAAAAGTTCAAACgtttttatcaaactttatcTTCAGGCTACTGTTTGCTCAATATCAGCCCGTCATGATACGCCCAATCAgcaacattatttttttcaagtcctcatttctgtctttctgcctgtcagcatgcatgcatgcatgaatgtatgtatgtatgtatgtatgtatgtatgtgtgtgtgtgtgtgtatgtatgtatgtatgtatgtatgtatgtatgtatgtatgtatgttatgtatgtatgtatgtatgtatgtatgtatgtatgtatgtatgtatgtatgtatgtatgtatgtatgtatgtatgtatgtgtgtgtgtgtgtgtatgtatgtatgtatttatgtatgtatgtatttatgtatgcgcgcgcgcgcgcgtgtGTGTATTGTATGTAGCAAACATAGCTCATTTCCCAGTGTAATCATTATGCGAATGCACGCCTTTGTTCTTTTACCATATCGGGACATATGTAACAGAGCATCATATCAAGCTGTTGAATGAGGACATTTAGTTTGAGGTGAACAGCATTTTCGTTAGGGTGACTAAGTACCATGTCCCACAGATCGAGAAAATTCACACCTATACCACTGAAGACTCTGCGCACCATTCTATTCATGTCATAAAACAGATAATTTCCACTATGGACACTTTGCTCACCATCGACATTATCTCGAGGATGTGCCAATTTGACGATAACGATTGCCTTAGGACATCGTTCCAAAAGTCTGAGAACTGCCAATTTGGTTTGGTAAACTCTATCGAGGTACGCCCTAATAGACCATGAAGCATAATGGAAGGAGAAATTAAACACGACAACTGGTGTGGTGGATCTGCAGGTCGAAGTGCTGATCTTGTCGATGAAGTCACCTTCAAGCATGAGTTCATTCACCCGTTGAACGTTATTTCCCACTCTTAAAGCTATGTACTCAAAGACAGTTTCCAGCGTGCCGCCAACAATGCCTTTAGACAAAAGAAGCTGGTGGATTTGTCCGAGAGTTGAATCGCCATTTAAGAAGAAACGTTTGTCTGATGCACACTGGAGCCTCTCCTTGGGCGTCCATGCTTGACATCGGCACATCAACGGCACGAATATTTTCTCGCTGGCCCAATATCCACTTGACATAGAAACGGGAAGGTCAGGTCCACAGGCTGGAATATCCAGAGTCTTTTGAGAATCTAAAAGACAAATCAGGCGACATGCAGATAATGGGCGTCTGTCCAGTATTTCACCATTCACTTATTAAACGAATggttaaaaaaaacacaaaaaaccaaaacaaaacaaaaaaggggAAGCTCTGAagacttgaaatattttgttcttctcagTTTCGGACTCGTCACAGATCGAgatcgagagagagagagagagagagagagagagagagagagagagagagaggagagagagagagagagagagagagagagagagagagagagagagagagagagatagcaCCTGCACCCAATTCCATCAATAGAAGCTCATCTTTCTAAGGTTAGTCGTACAGTGATATGTacaatatctatctatctatctatctatctatctatctatctatctatctatctatctatctatctataatatatacgcacacacacatgtatatatatatatatatatatatatatatatatatatatatatatatagacagacagacagacagacagacaggtgtAAATCATATAGCATACCTTCAATTTTCACTTTTATCGGGCTTGCGGTGAACTGTGCATTTCTGAACTTTCTATGAAGAGACGATATTGTAGGTCACTTTATTACTAGTCACAAATTTAACTTTAAAGACATAGAAGGTCAAAACCTACATGGAAGGaggacatgtacatgtgtagaatgcattttaattgctgaaatgtaaagtcaattctggtccggactagaattcagatgtaaacaataacagaacAATGTAGGCGTGTAGACGCtttttgacaagctaaatagctggtgtttcaacattttcaacttaCTTTTGAGGGTAGAACTGAAACTTGAAATCGACTTACAAAATAATAGTAGGGAAAATAACATCGACTGACCCTTTAATTTGGGCCGCAATGTGCGCCACAAGCAACATCTGACAATCGCACGTTTGCGGGCGCAACGTGGCATTACGTCAGCGACCATTTGTTGATTCACAACGGGTGTAGCTATGATTTAACAGACCGCAAATGGCCTATTCAGCGTATACGAGACAGACaggacagacacagacacagaggcGAGCAAAGATGTATGTTTCCTTTTCAACTATACAAGTTATGGTGaagattttttctcaaacttACCCATTGAATAAATATTCTTTGCCCTTCAAGGCATCTCTTGCAAACCGAAACATGCCACGCAGATCGTTGCTAATATTTGTTAGAGCGTGGCATCCAAGAGTCTTTCCTTTGTCGCAGAGGAACATCGTTCTGCCCAGAGACCACATATTT
Proteins encoded in this window:
- the LOC139147759 gene encoding NXPE family member 4-like yields the protein MEMLLLPTVGDRREPDSNMTLGRKQDSLFPYIDYDHFGMGWLGIVQEYEWSYKHLRRDNMPPQRHKSLEVAQKSFGPTSVTKSRVYLQNRRSTFKRGDFIHVIVEARDEYGNGRMRGGDFLAGVMCNGQFQKYTAGRTVDYGNGTYSMYFFAGWTGDASINVTLLFTREAVLSYDTARYKDRRLAWFVNFTDGKVIEKSNCTLANEGGWENKCSYSNMWSLGRTMFLCDKGKTLGCHALTNISNDLRGMFRFARDALKGKEYLFNGKFRNAQFTASPIKVKIEDSQKTLDIPACGPDLPVSMSSGYWASEKIFVPLMCRCQAWTPKERLQCASDKRFFLNGDSTLGQIHQLLLSKGIVGGTLETVFEYIALRVGNNVQRVNELMLEGDFIDKISTSTCRSTTPVVVFNFSFHYASWSIRAYLDRVYQTKLAVLRLLERCPKAIVIVKLAHPRDNVDGEQSVHSGNYLFYDMNRMVRRVFSGIGVNFLDLWDMVLSHPNENAVHLKLNVLIQQLDMMLCYICPDMVKEQRRAFA